In Festucalex cinctus isolate MCC-2025b chromosome 21, RoL_Fcin_1.0, whole genome shotgun sequence, one genomic interval encodes:
- the rps12 gene encoding small ribosomal subunit protein eS12 produces MAEEGVAAGGVMDVNTALPEVLKTALINDGLARGIREAAKALDKRQAHLCVLAANCDEPMYVKLVEALCAEHQINLIKVDDNKKLGEWVGLCKIDREGKPRKVVGCSCVVVKDYGKESQAKDVIEEYFKAKK; encoded by the exons ATGGCCGAGGAAGG CGTTGCCGCTGGAGGTGTGATGGATGTCAACACCGCTCTCCCCGAAGTGCTCAAGACCGCACTCATCAATGACGGCCTTGCCCGCGGCATCCGCGAGGCTGCCAAAGCCTTGGACAA GCGTCAAGCTCACCTGTGCGTCCTGGCGGCCAACTGCGACGAGCCCATGTACGTCAAGCTGGTGGAGGCCCTCTGCGCCGAGCATCAGATCAACCTCATTAAG GTTGACGACAACAAGAAGCTGGGCGAGTGGGTGGGTCTGTGCAAGATTGACCGCGAGGGAAAACCCCGCAAGGTGGTGGGCTGCAGCTGCGTTGTCGTCAAG GACTACGGCAAGGAGTCCCAAGCCAAGGATGTCATTGAGGAATACTTCAAAGCCAAGAAGTAA
- the LOC144010904 gene encoding SH3 domain-binding glutamic acid-rich-like protein 3 produces MPVKVFYASVSSNTEMKKRQQRIFMVLESKRISFERVDIAANESDKELMRQISGDSTALPPQICNGNSYCGDWSAFEDAVENDDLVAFLKL; encoded by the exons ATGCCAGTCAAAGTGTTTTACGCCAGCGTGAGCAGCAACACTGAG ATGAAGAAACGCCAACAGAGAATATTCATGGTCCTCGAGAGCAAGAGGATCAGTTTTGAGAGAGTGGACATCGCTGCGAATGAAAGCGATAAGGAGTTAATGAGGCAAATCTCAGGCGACTCGACTGCGCTGCCCCCACAAATATGCAACGGGAACTCGTACTGCGGG GACTGGTCTGCGTTTGAAGACGCAGTCGAAAATGATGATCTGGTTGCTTTTCTCAAACTGTGA